The sequence below is a genomic window from Sorangiineae bacterium MSr12523.
GAAACCGCGCCGACGCCCGCAACGGCGAGGAGTGCGATCCAGCGTTTCGAAAGGCCACCCTGCGTGCCACGCACCGGCGGAGAAGGAGATGAAGAACCGCGCGAAGGCCCCGTGCGGTCGATGCGGAGCGACGCCAGCTCCGCCGAAAGAGAATCGTTTTGGACGCGTGCCACGATGGGCGCTCCCTTCTTTGAATATCACCCATTGGTAATATAACTTTTTGGAAATTCAATACGCCCGGCGACGCAAACGAATTATCTTAGTAAGTAAGATACATAGTTAATGGATCCGCACGTCTGACGAGTCAAGTGTCTTATTAAGTAAGATAATTTAGTGTGCCGGAGTTTTCCCGCGCCGCGGCTCGACACGCGTCAACGCGGACCGTATAAATCTTACATACTAAACAATTTTGGAGACGCTCCTCGTGGCGAGCAAGGGAACCGAACCCAGCATTAAAGAGATCCCCGCCTCCGGCGTGACCGGTACGACCGGCGTTACCCGCAAAAACTGGTCACGCACCATCGGTGAGGAGCTCGGGCGCGAGCTCAGTGCGCGCACCATCCTCTTCCATCAGGCCATCGCGGAGCGCATGGGCATCAGCGTCACCGATCACAAATGCCTCGACATCGCGGGCCGCGCCGCACTCGAAGGCCCGCTCACCGCCGGTCGCATGGCCGAACTCACCGGCCTCACCACGGGCGCCATCACCGGCGTGCTCGATCGGCTCGAGAAGGCAGGCTTCGTGCGCCGCGAGAAAGATCCCGACGATCGCAGGCAGGTGCTCGTGCGCATCCTGCCCGATCGCACGGCCGAGTACATCTCGATCTTCGGACCCTTCGCAAAAGCCTGGGAGGAGATGTGCTCACGCTACACGGAAGAGGAGCTCGCCCGTGTGCACGACTTCTTCCGCACGTCGCTCGAGTTGATTCGCCAAGAGACGGAGCGGGTCCGGGCCATGGGGCCCGCCAGTCCCGCCGGAGGCCCAAACCCACCGCCGCAAGGCACGACCGAGCTCTCCGCACCGCTCACCCACGACAAGGTCGGCTACCTGGAGTTCGTGCGCGGCTGCACCAACATGCAGCTCCACGCCGAGGTCGGCCCGCATCTTTACCGTGGCCGCTTCGTCGGCGCGGAACCTCGCATCACCGCGCACGAAGGCCACATCGTGGTCGAACCCTCGCGATCCATGCTTCGCGGACTCACGTCGAAGCGCGGCACGTCGGAGCTCGCCATTCACCCGTCCCTGCCGTGGCACATCCTCGTTCGCGGCGGCGTGGTGAACCTCGATGCCGACTTGCGCGCCCTCACATTGCGCGAGCTCGAAATCTCGGGCGGCGCGGTCGATGTGTCCCTGCAGCTCCCCCGCCCCGCCGACACCGTCATCGTCCGCATCCGCGGGGGCGTCAAAAAGGTCACCCTTCTGCGTCCCGAGGGTGTACCCACGCGGCTCGTCGTCAAAAGCGGCGCCTCCGGGCTGACCATCGACACGCTCCACTTGGGCGCCGTCGGTGGAAAGACGGACTGGGCATCGCCGGACTTCGCGAACGCCAAAGCGCGCTACGATATCGAGGTACTCGGGGGGGCGGACCGTCTCACCCTCGGGACGCTCCCCCCCGTCACGTACACCCGCAGCGAGTGACCGCGCCTACTGCACGAGATCGCCGTACGCGTCCCGCCCCTCGGGCGCGCCGAGCCGCAAGGTCTGCGTCAGCTCCGACTCGAGCTTCGCGCGATCGCCGACGATGACGACCTTGAGCGCCTCGGGATGGAGATACTTTTTCGCCACCCGACGAACGTCCTTCACCGTCACCGCGTCGATCCGCTTGGGCAAGGTCACGAATTCGTCCAGCGGAAGGTCGTAAATCGCGATGTCTTCCACGGCCGACGTGACCGCGTTCACCGTCTCGAACCGCCCCGGCAGGCCATGCTTGATGTCCGACTTCGCGTCCGCGAGCTCCTCGTCCTTGACGTCCTCGTCGATCATCCGCCGGATCTCGCGAAACAGCTCGCCCACCGCCGCAGCCGTCTTCTCGGACACCATCGCACCGCCGGCCAGGAATGGGCCCGGGCCGTGCCGCATCGCGAACCGTGACCCTGCCCCATACGTGAAGTGATTCGCCTCACGCAGGTTCAAGTTGATGCGGCTCGAAAAGATGCCGCCCAAGATGGAATTCATCACCGTGATGGCATCGCGATCGGCATTGCGACGGGGCACCCCCACCTCGACCAAGGCCACCTGCGACTGGGCCGCCCCCGGCTTGTCCACCAACACGAGCCGCGGGGCCTTCGACGTGGCCGGCGCCGCCGGCGTGCGCGGAGCCTGCGCCGCACCGGCCGCAGCCCACGCACCGAACGACGACTCCAGCTTGTCCGCGAGCGCCTTCTGCGTGATGTCACCCGCGACCACCAAGGTGGCATTCTTCGGCGTGAACATCGTCTCGTAGGCTTTGACCAGGTCCTTGCGCGCCAGCGCCTTCACGTCGTCCGCGCGACCGCCCAGCGCGTTGCCGTAAGGGTGGTTGCGCCCGTACAGCGCCGCCGCGACCGCATTTTGCGACATGGCACCGGGCTGCGTCTTCTCCTGCGCGAGCGCCGCCAAGCGCCGCGAGCGCAAGCGCTCGATTTCGGCATCGGGGAACGTCGGGTGCGTGGCCACGTCCGCCAAGAGCTGCAGCGCCCGATCGAGGTGCTTCGCCAGCGTCTTCACGGAACCACCGCACGAGTCCCACCCGCACCATGCCGCATGCTGCGCGCCGATCTCCTCGTAGTCGTCGGACAACTGCAACGCCGTGCGGCTCTTCGTCCCCTGCTCCAGCATCGAGCCCATGAACGACGCGACCCCCGGCTTCAGCGCGGGATAGTCCCCCGCACCGGCCTTGAGCGCCAGGCGCACGCTCACGATGGGCAGATCGCGCCGCTCGACGAAGAGAACGCGCACGCCATTCTTCAGACGAAACGACTCCACCTTCGGCGGCGTGAAGACGACGGTGCCATCTTCGTCCGGCGCCTTCTCGCGGAACGCCGCATCGGGCGTGTCCCCGCGCGGGGCAGCCGGCGAACTCGGCTCGAGCGGCTTCGGAGGCTCCACGGGGGACGGTGCCGGCGGCGCCGGAGGAAGCTTCGGCGTGCCACCGCAGGCCACGCCCAGAATGCCCACCATGACGACTGCCCCCAACGAAACGATGCGCCTCATCACGAACCTCCTTTAAGGCGGCCCGCCACCGGCGCCCCTTTTTCGGGTGTCACCACCGTCACGATGCGTTTGTCCGCCGGAAGGTACCGGCGCGCGACATCCTGCACCGAGCTCGCCGTGGCTTGTTCGTACCGGGCGAGATCCTTCGCGAGATACCGCGGATCGCCCATGTACTGGTTGTACAAATTGATGCGATCGGCCCTCGACGCCGTCCGCTCCAGGCTGAAGGTCAGCCCCGAGAGCACCGACGTCTTCGCCCGCGCGAGCTCCTCGCTTTTCACGCCGCCCGAGCGCACGAGCGCAAGCTCCTCGTCGATGGCCTTGAGCAGCTCCTGCGCCGTGTGCCCGGGCTGCGCCGTGGCCACGATCTCGAAGGTCGAGCCGAGCTGGCTCGAGTCCTGCGACGCCGAAATGTCCGCCGCAATTTGAAGATCGTAAACGAGCTTCTTGTACAACCGACTCGTTTTCCCGCTCGAAAGAACGTGCGACAGCAAATCCAAATCGCCATCACCCGGCGCGAACATCGGCGGCGTGGGCCACGTGATGTAAACGCGCGGCAGCTCCACCCCAGCGGCCACGTCGAGCCGCACCTCCTTGGCCAACGTCACCGGCGGCACCGGCGCACGCGCCGGCAGCGCACCCGACGGGATCGGCCCGAAGTACTTTTCCACGAGCTCCAGGGTCTTCGTTCGATCGAAGTCGCCCGCGATCACCAAGGTCGCATTGTTGGGCGCATACCACGTGCGGAAGAACGACTTCACATCCTCGAGCGAGGCCGCATCGAGATCGCGCGGCGTGCCGATGGTGAGAAAGTGGTACGGATGTCCCACCGGGTAGAGCCGCTCGTAGATGTACTGCACCACCAGGCCGTACG
It includes:
- a CDS encoding MarR family transcriptional regulator; its protein translation is MASKGTEPSIKEIPASGVTGTTGVTRKNWSRTIGEELGRELSARTILFHQAIAERMGISVTDHKCLDIAGRAALEGPLTAGRMAELTGLTTGAITGVLDRLEKAGFVRREKDPDDRRQVLVRILPDRTAEYISIFGPFAKAWEEMCSRYTEEELARVHDFFRTSLELIRQETERVRAMGPASPAGGPNPPPQGTTELSAPLTHDKVGYLEFVRGCTNMQLHAEVGPHLYRGRFVGAEPRITAHEGHIVVEPSRSMLRGLTSKRGTSELAIHPSLPWHILVRGGVVNLDADLRALTLRELEISGGAVDVSLQLPRPADTVIVRIRGGVKKVTLLRPEGVPTRLVVKSGASGLTIDTLHLGAVGGKTDWASPDFANAKARYDIEVLGGADRLTLGTLPPVTYTRSE
- a CDS encoding insulinase family protein; its protein translation is MRRIVSLGAVVMVGILGVACGGTPKLPPAPPAPSPVEPPKPLEPSSPAAPRGDTPDAAFREKAPDEDGTVVFTPPKVESFRLKNGVRVLFVERRDLPIVSVRLALKAGAGDYPALKPGVASFMGSMLEQGTKSRTALQLSDDYEEIGAQHAAWCGWDSCGGSVKTLAKHLDRALQLLADVATHPTFPDAEIERLRSRRLAALAQEKTQPGAMSQNAVAAALYGRNHPYGNALGGRADDVKALARKDLVKAYETMFTPKNATLVVAGDITQKALADKLESSFGAWAAAGAAQAPRTPAAPATSKAPRLVLVDKPGAAQSQVALVEVGVPRRNADRDAITVMNSILGGIFSSRINLNLREANHFTYGAGSRFAMRHGPGPFLAGGAMVSEKTAAAVGELFREIRRMIDEDVKDEELADAKSDIKHGLPGRFETVNAVTSAVEDIAIYDLPLDEFVTLPKRIDAVTVKDVRRVAKKYLHPEALKVVIVGDRAKLESELTQTLRLGAPEGRDAYGDLVQ
- a CDS encoding insulinase family protein, giving the protein MSRRIFDPIRWARIFALAAVTVPVTSAAAAPAPSIQGEPPSLSIEKTRLANGLEVILHEDHRTPIVTTNVWYHVGSKDEPSGRNGFAHLFEHLMFQGSKHVPEDAYFRFLERVGATDVNGTTSTDRTNYYETVPKNRLNLALWLESDRMGFLLSHVDELTFTGQRDVVKNERRQNYENAPYGLVVQYIYERLYPVGHPYHFLTIGTPRDLDAASLEDVKSFFRTWYAPNNATLVIAGDFDRTKTLELVEKYFGPIPSGALPARAPVPPVTLAKEVRLDVAAGVELPRVYITWPTPPMFAPGDGDLDLLSHVLSSGKTSRLYKKLVYDLQIAADISASQDSSQLGSTFEIVATAQPGHTAQELLKAIDEELALVRSGGVKSEELARAKTSVLSGLTFSLERTASRADRINLYNQYMGDPRYLAKDLARYEQATASSVQDVARRYLPADKRIVTVVTPEKGAPVAGRLKGGS